The nucleotide sequence CAACATCCGTTTCATCATTACCAACAGAAATTCCGGAAAGATCATTGCCAACGTCAATAAGACTTACTTCAACGCTGCAGACGGAGTTGTCAATCTTGCAGACTTGAAGTACGAAAGTCATAAGCAGGACTGGGGATCGATGGGTTTCAATCAGACCATTGAAGGCCACAAGTTCACAGTCAACAGCAACACTTACGACAACGGCCTTGGCACACACGCATCTTCCGAAACTGTTTACAATATCGAAGGCAAATATTCCAGCTTCCGTACAAGCTACGCCTTGGACGACGAATCCATCTGTAGCGACGGCGTGTTCATTGAAATTTGGGGTGACGGAAATCTCCTCGCCCAGTCCCAGCCTTTCCAGAACGGAATCATCCAGACGATTACCGCCCGCGTAAAGGACGTTCAAAAACTGACTCTTAAATCTCGTCCTGTGGACGGCATCAACTGCAGCCACGTCGACTTTATTCAACCTGTACTTATCCCGTAGGCAATTATGTTACTTTCTGTAATCGTACCTCTTTATAACGAAGAAGAAATCGTCGCCACTACCTTCAAGGTCCTGGAAGAAGAATTGAAGGATGTGGAACACGAACTGATTTTCGTGAACGACGGATCCAAGGATAAGACTCGTGAAATTCTCGAAGGTCTCCTCCCCACCACTCCGCACAACAAGCTTGTGAACTTCAGCCGTAACTTCGGCCACCAGGCCGCATTCAGCGCAGGTCTGGACAAGGCTACCGGCGACGCCGTGGTGATTATCGACGGCGACCTGCAGGACCCGCCTAGCCTCATCCACGAAATGCTGGAAAAGTGGCGCGAAGGATACCAGGTTGTTTACGCCCAGCGTAACAAGCGTGCCGGCGAAACCATCTTCAAGCGCTTTACCGCATTCGCATTCTACCGCATTATCGGCAAACTCACCAGCATTGATATCCCCCCTGATACTGGTGACTACCGCCTTATGGACCGCTGTGTCGTAGACCAGTTGAAGAACTTGCCGGAACGTAGCCGTTTCCTCCGCGGCTTGGTTTGCTGGGTTGGTTTCAAGAAGATTGGCGTCAAGTACGATCGTGCAGAACGCACCGCAGGTACATCCAAGTACCCGCTGAAGAAAATGGTCCGTCTCGCCTTGGACGGCATTACCGGCTTTAGCTCCGCCCCGCTGAAGATTAGTTTCTACATGGGCATTTTCGCCACCTTGGTTGGCTTCGGCATTTTCGTATGGTCCATCCTCGAGAAGTTCCTTTCCCCCGCAACAACCGTTCCGGGCTGGGCCTCCCTCATGACTGCCATCGTCTTCTTCTCTGGCGTTCAGCTGATGACCATCGGCATTCTCGGTGAATATATCGGCCGCATTTACGACGAAGTAAAGCAGCGTCCTCTGTACATTGAAGACAAGAAACAGGATTAATCATGAAAAACAAACTATTTGTAATGAGTTCCGCTAGCGGCGCAGGTAAATCTACTTTACAGAAGGAAGTGCTTCCCGATTTTCCGGACATCAAGTATTCCATTTCCGCAACCACCCGCAAGCCCCGAGTCGGCGAAGTAGACGGAGTCCATTATTTTTTCAAGACTCGCGAAGAATTTGAAGAACTGATCAAGAACGACGGTTTGATTGAATGGAACGAAGTCCACGGTAACTATTATGGCACTCCCAAGAGTTTCGTGGAACAGACTCTCGCCGAGGGCAATCGCGTGTTGTTCGACCTGGACGTTTTCGGCAAGGTGAACTTCGACAAGGTTTATCCCGACGCAACCGGCATCTTGATTTTGCCGCCCAGCGACGAAGAACTGGAACGCCGTCTCCGCGGTCGTGGTACCGATTCCGAAGAAGTCATCCAGCTCCGTCTTACAAACGCCAAGAAGGAAGTGGAATTTGCCAAGACCAAGGGCAAGTACGAATACGTCATCGTCAACGATGACCTTCAGAAAGCTGCAGACGAACTCCGCGCTATTTTGAAGAAATAAAAAACAAGGGGTCAAGCCCCTTGTATCATTTAATCAATTTCGACCTTTATGTCGACGCCAGGAACCCAAGGTTTCGCACAGTTGACAACGGGATTTAGCACTCTGCGGACTGGATTCAGGTCCGCAGTTTTTATATACAGTTTCACCCAATGAACATTCTGGACCATGGAAATAAATGCATCCACAGGTCCAAGGACCATCAGGGACTTTTCTGCACGGAGCATTTGTTCCAAGCGGTTTACCGTATTGCGTAAAAGCTGTTCGTCGCGGCTTCCGCAACTGATTTCGACAAGCTTGCAGAACGGCGGGTAGAATGCGTCGCGCCGATCTCCAATTTCCTTCTGGGCGAATCCTTCAAAGTCGTGGGAAATGGCGAACTGCATAACAGGTTCCGAGGGCTTTAGCGTTTGTATGTACACCTGACCCGTGGAGTCTTCTGCACGACCCGCGCGACCTGCAGTCTGACTCAGCAACTGGAACATACGTTCCGTCGCTCTAAAGTCGGGAATTCCAAGCCCAGTGTCTGCGCCAACGACCCCAACCAGGTGCACACCTGGGAAATCATGGCCCTTGGCCACCATTTGCGTCCCGAGGAGTATGTTGTATTCACGGTTGCGGAAGGAGTCAAGAATCTTTTCGGTGGCGCCCACGTTCTGAGTTGTGTCACGGTCCATGCGGATGACTTTGGCACCAGGCACCCATTCCTGGATTTCTTCTTCCAGCATTTCAATAGCGCCACCGATAAACTCATAAGTCTCCGCACCGCAAGCGCTACAGGGAGAGTTCACCGGGTAAAGCGTGGCGCAGTAATGGCACATAAGGGAACCATACTGCTTGTGATACACCAGAGGAATATGGCAGTTCTTGCAGTAAAGCGTTTCACCGCATTCCGTACAAACTCGAATTTTCGAGTAGCCACGTCGATTCATCAAAACTATGGCCTGGTCGCCAGCGGCAACACACTCTGACAACGCCTCGCGAAGTTTCGGCGACAGCAAGATGCCTTTCTGCTGACGCACCTTTCCCATGTCCACAACGCTTACATCAGGCAATGGAGCCTGGGTCGCACGCTCTTTCAAGCGTAAAACCTTCAGGTGGCCCGCAGCCACGTTATTGTAGGTTTCAAGACTAGGAGTCGCACTTCCAAGAACCACAAGGGCGCCATGCTTATGTGCTAAATGGAACGCCAGTTCGCGGGTATGGTACCGCGGGGCGGGATCCTGTTGCTTAAAGGACGAATCATGTTCTTCATCCAGAATCACCAAGTCAAAATCAAAAGGTGCAAGAATAGCGCTTCGGGTACCCAGCACCACGCGGGCAGAGCCGTTCATAATAGCCACATAGCCATTACGCTTCTTGGGGGCGGAAAGCGCCGAATGCAGCACAACCACAGGCACCTGTAAGAAGGATTCAAAACGTTCCGCCGTCTGGGGAGTAAGCCCAATTTCAGGAACAAGAATCAAAACCTTCTTGCCCTGTTTCAAGGCCTCGTAGGCCAGTTCCTGATAAACTCTGGTTTTTCCAGAACCCGTGACACCATGAAGCAAAGTTCCGCGAAAACCTGTTCCATCCAAATCTGCAACCAAGGATTGCAGAGCGTTACTTTGTTCCAAAGTCAAGGGAGGCAGGTCCGGTTTCGGCAACATTTTCAGAGCGGAATTTTCCGAGCCGTTTTTCTCGGCAGCATCACCAGAGCCTTCTTCCGTCGAACTCTTTTCAAATGCCAGCGCTTCCAGGAACTTCTCAAAATCCGCAGGCCAGAAAACAAACAGGGCCTTCATGGGCGTGGAGATATAGTACCTCGCCACCCATTCCAGATTTTCCATATAACGTTCGCTGAACTTGAATCCCGACTGATGGGGGCAAGCCAGGCGAACATCAAAATTCGGGCGATCCTGGTGAACCTTGGAAACAACAGCCAAGGCAGGCTTCTTTCGGGTGGCAAACTGAACCCACACCAAATCTCCCCTCTGCAACGAAACACCCTGTGGAACCCCGTAGGTATAAACCGCAGGAGCCAAGGGAATGTACACCTCGCAAAAACAGGTCAACTGAGATGATTTGACCTTGAGATGAACTTCCTCGGGAGGGATAATTTTGGGGATTCGCTTTGCCACGGAGTCAAAGATAGTTAAACCCATCAAAAACCCCTCTTTTTTAGGGAAATTTTTTTTCAAAAAACTTTTTTTATTTAGATTATAACTATAAATCCGGTATACGGATTTACCTACCTATTGGAGATATTATGAGCTTATTTGATTTTATGAAGGCAAACTGGAAAAAATCCGACCCCGCTGTACGTGCAGCTGCCGTAGAAACGGAAGTCGAAGATCAGGACATTATTGAAAGCCTGGCCAGTTCCGACCCTGATGTTAAGGTACGTACCGCTGCAGTCAAGAAGTTGACCGTCGTCGAAACACTTCAGAAGATTTCCAAGTCTGACAGTGACGACAACATCCGTCGCCTCGCTGCAAACCGTTACCTGGACGAAGTGGTTAAGATCCTTAAGAATGCAACCAATCCTTCCGAAAAGGAATTGGCATTGGCTGTCGAGCTCAAAGATTCCCATTATGCAGAAGATCTTTTGAAGTCCTCCATCACCAGCGAAATCGTTCGCGCCGAGTTGGTGAAGCTTTGCAACAAGTCCAGCATCCTCGCCGCTGTCGCATCCAACGATGCCAGCGAAAAGATCGCTTTGGCCGCAGCTGAAAAGGTGACCTCCGAATCCCTCATGCAGGATTTGACCAAGAAGTCCAAGCACAACTCTGTCCGCAAGTTGATCGCCGACAAGATCCGCGCCAAGAAGGAAGCAGAAGACGGTGGCAAGAAGGCCGCAGCACTTCTCCAGAGCAAGCGCGAAGCTTTGATCGGTCAGGCACATAGCCTCGCCGCAAGCAAGGACCCGCTGAGCGTCAAGGCTCAGTTCGACGACTTGATGAAGGACGCCGCCGCAATCGGCATGGGCGAATTCCAGCCCACCCTCAACGAAGTTTACGCCAGCTTCAACAAGTTCTGCGACGAACTCAATGCAGAAAAGTTGGCCGCAGCCAAGGCCGAAGCTGAAAAGCAGGCAAAGATTCAGAGCCTCGCTTCTGAACTCGAAGAATTGGAACAGATCATTGCGGAAGGCAAGCTTGCCGACAGCGCTGACCGCGTCTCCGCCATCATGAGCGACTGGACCGAAGGCAAGTCCATCATGGAAGCAAGCCTCATCAAGCGTTTCAACAACGCCTACTTCAAGGTCCAGGAATCCAAGAAGGTTGTTGAAGTTGCAGAAACGTCCGCAGAAACTGCTGCAGACGAATCCGCCCGTCCGGAATTGCTGGAACGTCTCCAGGCTCTTTCCGAAACCGACGTGAACGAATCTACCGGCAAACACTTGCACGCCATCGTCCGCGAATGGGAAAAGCTTCCGCTTCTCGAAGGCGAAGACCCCACCCTCCAGTCTTACAACGCACTTCGCAACAAGCTATCCGAAAAGATTTCCGCTTTCAATGAAAGCGCACAGAAGATTGTTGAAGAAAATTCCGCAAAGCTCAAGGCCATCATCGAAAAGGTTAAGGCCTTGGACGAAAACGAAAACTTCACCGAAATCAACAAGAAGGTTCGTGACTTCTACAACCAGTGGAAGGAAATCGTCGGCGAGCAGAAGTTCAAGTACCACGACCTGTGGCAGGAATACAAGGCAGCAACCGCCCGCTTCCAGGAAATGCAGCAGTGGGAAAACTGGCACAACGAAAAGGACCGCGACGACCTTCTCACCGAAATGGACGCTCTCACCAACGAAGCTCCCAGCCAGGCTGTTCTCTCCAAGCTCCGTGAACTTTCCAACCGCTGGAAGGAAATCGGCCGCGTGTCTGCCGACAAGTACCAGGCTATGCAGGAACGTTTCCAGGCTAACTACGAAAAGATCAAGACCAATTGCGCATCCTTCATTGAAGAAATGAATGCAGAACGTCTCAAGAACTTGGCCGACAAGGAAGCCCTCTGCCAGAAGATTGAAGAACTTGTTGCCAACGCAGAAATTTTCTGGAAGGACAAGTTCAAGACCATGCAGGAACTCCAGGAATCCTGGAAGAACATCGGAATGGTGCCGAAGGAAAATGTTGCAGCCCTCACCGAACGTTTCAAGGCCGCAGTCAATTCCTTCTACGCACAGCATAAGGAAAATGTCAAGCAGGAAGACGAGTCCCGCGAAGCCAACTACGAAAAGAAGGTGGCTCTCTGCGAAGAAGCCGAAGCACTTATCGAATCCACCGACTGGAATGCTACTTCCAACAAGCTGAAGCAGCTTCAGGATGCATGGAAGGCCTCCGGCCCGGTACCTAAGAGCAAGTCCGACGAAATTTGGACCCGCTTCCGCACCGCTTGCGATAGCTTCTTTGAAAAGAAGCGCACCCACTTCGAAGAAATGGATGCAAGCAAGCAGAAGAATCTCGACGCCAAGAACGCCATCTGTGAAAAGATGGAAGCAGGCGAAGCAACTCTTACTTTGGACGAATTGAAGGCTGCAGAAGCAGAATTCAAGGCACAGGGCATGGTTCCCAAGGAAGCTATCGAAAAGATCAGCGACCGCTTCAATGCAATCCACAACAAGATCCTCACCCGCCTCGCCCAGGCAGACGCAACCCTCTCCGCAGCCCTCGACGAAGTCAAAGCCAAGAAGCAGGAAATGATCGAAAAGGTCCGTCAGTTCTGTGAAAGCGCTGGTTCCAACCAGTTGGCCGACGCCGTTCGCGAAACCCAGAAGGAATGGCGCGAAATCGGTTCCTGCGGTGCTGAAGATCAGAGCCTCTACAAGACCTTCCGCGAAGTCTGTGACGATTTCTTCACTCGTCGTCGCGACCAGCTGGACATTCAGGAACAGGCTCGTCAGAACAACCTTCAGAAGAAGTTGTTGCTCTGCGAACAGGCAGAAGACTTGCTCACCGACTTGAGCGAAGCTACTGTTGGCGCATCTATGAACAAGGTCAAGCACCTCCGCCGCCTCTGGAAGGAAGTGGGAGCAGTTCCTCGCGAACATTCCGAAAAGACCTGGAACCGATTCAACACCGCCTGCGACAAGGTTTTCGCATTCGGCCGCAAGGACGAACCGAAGGCTGACGAATCCGCTCCCGCAGCAGATGCAAGCGCAGAAGCTCCCGCTGAAAACGCTTAATCGCTAAACGCGAAACAATTTAAGGATGGTCCATCGGGCCATCCTTTTTTGTTCTTGCTTTTTCAAAGCAAATTTCTAAATTGCAGTCCATGAAATTTCCTCCTTGGACATCTGTTGACGAAGCAGCCAAATTGCTGGCTGAAGGCCAAGTTGTCGGCATTCCTACCGAAACTGTTTACGGTCTCGCAGGCAACGCCTATGAGCCCAAGGCTTTGGCACAGATCTTCGCCATCAAGGAACGTCCCACCTTCGACCCGCTAATCGTCCATATCTGCGACGTGGCACAGTTGAAGGACGTGGCCAAGGACATTCCCGAAGCAGCCTACAAGTTGGCAGAAGCCTACTGGCCCGGCCCTATGACGCTGATCCTTCCCAAGAAGGATTGCATTCCGGACCTTTGCACCAGCGCATTGCCTTCTGTTGCCGTACGTTTCCCGTCTCACCCTGTGGCACAGGAAATCATCCGTAAGGCAGGCGTGCCTCTGGCTGCCCCTAGCGCAAACCTATTCAAGCACGTAAGCCCCACAACGGCTCAGCACGTGGCAGACCAGCTGGCCGACCGCGGTATCGCAGGCATTGTGGACGGCGGCCCCTGCGAAGTGGGTGTGGAAAGTTCAATCATTTCTCTCGTCGGCGAAACACCTACGGTGCTACGCCCGGGTGCCATCACCCCGGAGATGGTAGAGAAAGTTCTCGGCAAGGTGGCCATCAAGGAATCTACGTCCAAGCCGGGCCAGCCCATGGCAGCCCCGGGTCAGTGCGACACCCATTACCGCCCGCAAGTTCCGCTGTTCTACGGCGAAGTGCCTGCAGGTACAAAACTGCCAGAACACACCGTGCGCATCGCTTTCGGCAAGCAGGCAGGCGTTATTCCTGCCACCCTGAATCTGTCCGAATCTGGCGACATGCTGGAAGCAACCGCGAAGCTGTACGCCTTCATGCACGACCTGGATTTGCCCGAATACGATTTGATCCTCGTGGACCCCATTCCCAATGTGGGCGTAGGCATGGCACTGAACGACCGCCTCAAACGCGCTAGCATCAAGGTCCTTCCCGGCGCATAAAATCCCGAGGCATAAACTTTTTAACGCGTAAACTTTTATGCGCATAAACTTTTTTGCGCATAAAATTTTAGCCGTCCTCTTCAGGGCGGCTTTTTCATTGAAATTATATTCCGAACTTTTCAAAGTTCTCGTAGGTATATTCACGGGTGTACGCATTGAAATGCCACCACTCGCTATTCAGCGGTACCCAACCCGCCTTCTTCATAATAGCACGAAGCTTGTTACGGTTATCAATCTGTTCCTGCGTAAGGCGGCCACTCTTCAAAGCATCAGCCTCCCCCACCAAGCCCGCGCAACGCTCAAAGGAGTCAAAGTCCGTTCCCATGTCCAGCAGGTTTCCTTCAGCATCTGTAATGCTCAAGTCAAGAGCCAAGCCAAAGTTATGCAAGCCACCTTTCACCGGCGAAGAAACGTAATGGGAATAGGGCGTTCCCGCCACCATCCTCTTTAACGCAGCCTGGGCATAGATGGGTCGAGCAGCGTCAAAGATCACCAACTTGGAGCCAGGCATATCCTTCTCCATAATGGCGATGGTCCTTTTTAGCTTTACATAGGCATCCTTACGGACGAAGGCACGTTGTACACCGCAATACAAATCATGACCGGTAACGTTATTGAAGGTACCGTAACGCAGGTCCATCTGCAGGCCCTTCAAACGTGTAATCTCCACAAGGCTGGTGTCCGCCTCGGCGTAGGCAATCCATTGTTTTACCGATGAACAATAACGTAACGGCTTTTCAGGTTTCGCCGGTTCGAACTTCACGTCGGTGGCATAGGTCGGGTCCGCAAAGGACATTACACTCAAGATTCCAAGAGCGACAACAGTCCTAGCCATCATTTCGAAAAGCATTTTCATATCCGGAGCCGAGCCCCACAAACCTTAGGAGGATTACGTTCCCAAATCTACTTCTACACCGAACTGGAAGAACAAGCCCATGCCCTTAGCCATGAAAGGAACCAGTTCGTATCCATTCGAAAACTTGTTGTCCCTATCGCGAGTAACCCAGGAACGTTCGCGGGCATTTTCTCCACCCAGGAAGCGCAAGGCGCCCACATCGAGATTTGCAAAGAGGTTATCCACTTCAAGATAGAAACGTGCGCTGTTAAACCAGAACTTCTTCTTTGCAATATCCAAATTGACACGCAAATCCGTGCGGAACATATCAGTGAACTTATTCAAGTCCTTCAGCTCACGGGTACCAACATTACCATCCTTGGACGGAGTAATTGCATAGTAGTACAGCGGACGATGCAGGGCTGCATGGTGAGTCAAGATCACAGAGATGATAGAGTCCTTGCGCGGATAGTAACGGAAATGGGAAACGATGTCCAAACGGGAGTTAGCTTCCCAAGGCAGGGAACCATCACCTTCCAATTCATATTCGCCATAGACTGAGCTAATGTTCGTCGCCATGGAGAAATGGTGAGAGGTCTTATATTCCACAGAGCCGCTAGCGCCAAGAACCCAGGCATAGTCAATGGGTGTTACGTCGTTGTATTGAGCATAGGCCTTCGGCAAGGGCAGCAAGGGATTGTGGTAGTAGCGGCCAAAAGCGGAAGCCTGAGCAACAAGATACTTGGAATTATAGCCACCGCCAATCTTTGCAGAAGTACCAGATTCCAAACGGCCAACCAGGTCACCATTGTCGTAATAAGGTTTCCAGTCACCGCGGAAAGCTGCGTTGGCAAACATGCGCCAGTAAGCAGTATCGGTCTTTGAAAGATTCTGCTGGAAATCAAAGGAAGCAGTAGGCAAAGCGTCGTGACCAGTCCAGTCCGCCACAGCACCCACAGACAAAATCTTCTGGGAGAAATCATCCTTCCAATTCAAGCGGGCTACGCCGGAAATAACGCCCGTCATGTAATCATCGGACTGGATGGTTCCAAAATCAGGATAGCTTCGATCCAAAATCTGATGTTCATAAAGCAAAGCACCACTGAGGTCAGAGCCAAGGAACGTACCAAAACCCTTGTCGGCACCCACAGTAATTGTGCTATGAGTGTATTCATAACTATCAATAAATGTTCTGGTAATGTCTTCAAGCTTAGAAGGGTCAGAAGCCGGGCGGAAACCAATGGTATCGCGCAAGGTATCGCCAAGATGTTCCTGGACAAAACCGGCATGGAAGCTTGTACCAAAACGGGATTCATATTCCGCACCAATAACCAAGTAGGACTGGACGCCTTCAATAATGTCAATAGCCTTAGGATCGACCGCAAAGGAGTGAGTCGTATCCTGATGGATGCTGTAGTCATCCGAGCTGTACAGGGCTCTCAACGCCCAAGTGTTACCATTGCTATCGGAGCCGTTCAACTGAGTGTAGAAATCCATCGCATTAAGATCGAAGGGATCGGAATTCTTTACCTTGCAATCCTTGCACTCGTCAGTACGCTTGCGGAATTCAGAGAAAAACTTTTCGCCAAGATTCTGCAACATGTCGCCATCCAGCATACGGAAGGCAAAACGGAAGCTGTCCCAGAAAAGCCACGGAGCATCGACAACAACTTCACGCATGGTAATACCAGCAGAGAGCTTAGCGCCCCAGTCGCCCTTGGTCTGTTCAGGAATGTACTGCACAGAAGTTGCCAAGCCCTGGCCAATGGGGCCCTCGCCATAGTTATCATGAACTTCAATACCACTCAAGGTATGAGGATTCACCACAGACAAGTTGCCCGGGAAGCCAACATCCAAATGACGCATGTTGGGAATACGCAAACGGCCCAGATGGTAGGCCACGTCGCTGGCGCGGGAACCGTCATAATACAAAGCGTTGCTAAAATCCTTCTGGCCGGAAATACCCGGCATCTGGCTCAAATGTTCCGTAAGATCGAAGCGCATGCCTGCAGCGTCTTCCAACTTGTCCAGGTTAACCTTACGTTCCACATTCCACTGAACCTTTTCTTCACCGCCACCGATAATGGTGCTTGCACCAAGGTTACGAACATTGGTAGAAAGAGTGACCACCATGTCCGTCAAATCGGCAAAGTCCTGCAGTTCCACAAGTACACTATCAAAGCCATCCTTCTTGAAAATCAAGGAGGCGTTCTTGGAATCTACGGTGTATTCGAAACGACCATCGGAATTGGTCTCACCCACCTTTTTCCCAGACTGGTAGGCGATCATCACATCCTTGATAGGAAGGTCTGATTCCGCTTCCAAAACAACACCAATAATAAGAGTCTTGGTCGCAGCAAAAGTATAGCTTACCGCAAGAACAATCAGCAACAAAAGAGAACGGACTTTCATAATAAACAAATTAGAATAAATTTTTTATCTTGATGACTATGTTAGATGTATTCTTGGTACAAATGGATTGCGGAAACTTTGACAAGGTGCGAAAGCTCCTGGCCAAGGTTAATCTACAAAAAAACGGTCTCATAATCCTACCAGAGATGTTCTCCACCGGATACATCCCTAAGAATCCCGCGGAATTCGCCGAAGACTTCAGCAACGCAGACGCAAGCGCCACCGCACGCTTTTTAAGCGAGCTGGCAAATGAAACAGGCTGCGCAGTAATGGGAGCGGGCATCGGCCGCAATGCCAGTGGAAAACTGACAAACCACAGCAGCGTTTACCTTCCAGGCAACGTCAGCGAATACACAGGCTACAACAAGGTTCATCCCTTCTTTCCCGAATTTGACGAATTCGAATCCGGCGCAGATGTTAGTTTGTTTGAAATTAACGAATGGAACGTTTCCAGCGTCATTTGCTACGATTTACGCTTTCCGGAATTGTTTCGAAGCGCAGTCAAGAAAGGCGCCCAGCTGATCACTGTTCAAGCCGCCTGGCCCAAGGTCAGAATTGAACATTGGGAAACTTTGCTGAAGGCCCGCGCCATCGAAAATCAAGTCTACATTGCAGCAGTCAATGCGGTTTCCGCAGGCGAAAATAGCAACGTCGACGAAAAGAATCGACTGGGCGGAACCTCCATGATTATCACCCCACAAGGCGAAGTGATTTCCCGCGGAAGTTGCAATTGTGAAGAGGTTGTTCATAACTCGTTGGACATCTCGTCATTAATTAGTTACCGAAAGGCTTTTCCCGTCCTGAATGGAATAGTCTAAAACGGAATGATTTAAATCACACTAATTTATCCGTAATTCAAACGCGTTAAAACGTTGATATTCAACGTTTTGTTAGAAAACAGTGTGATGTAGATTTCTTTGGAATTTTACGTCCTCATTTTTGACATTGAAATGTCAAAAAAAATATGTAAGTTTGATAGTGTAATTTAAGGCTAACCACAGACGTGCGAGGTTCACCATGTCCCCCAATAGAATCCAGTATGCAAAGGCATTGATCAAGGCCGGCGTTACCCGCGAATTGGTCTTGCGCATCACTGCCATTTCTAGCTACCAGTACGTTCAGATTCAGCGCGAACTTGCCGCCTAGTAGGCTCACGTTGAAGCTTATCCTAGTCATTCCTCCACAGCCTGCCACTCAAAATGAAGAGAGGCAGGCTGTGCTTTTTTCCTGCTTTCGCGATGGCAGCTTGCTGCTGGAAGGCAAGGACGGAAAGAAGCCCGCACGTTTCTTCTTGACACCCCAGGACCAATTTCCCTGGGCTGACTTTATCCAGAAAATGATGGTGGCATGGCAGCTGGGAGATTACTCCGAATTGCCCCGTGAATTTCATCCGCAAAAAAGAATCCCACCCTTCGTCACCGACGAACTCTTGAACGAAACTCTTCCAAACCAAATGAAGGTTCTCGCCACTTTGAGACAGCAGGGATATTTTCCGCCCCTTCAGGCTAGAAAAGAAAAATGAACTCCGAAGAGTTCATTTTTCTTTTCAATTATGAATTATGAAGTATGAGACGAATAATCGCGCCTCCAGCGCCATATCAAATCTCGTAATTCATAATTGTTAATACTCTACCGCATTTCATGCGTTAGAGTATTAACATTCCATCGCCGTAGCTAAACAGCTTCAGCCTGTTTTCCACAGCCATCTTGTAGGCAGCGAGAGTATTTTCGCGGCCATAGAACGCAGATACCAAAAGGATCAGGGAGCTCTTGGGCCAATGGAAATTGGTGAGGAGTCCATCGATTACCTTATAGCGGTAACCCGGATAGAAGAAGGCGTGGGTCACACCAGTCTGGGCCTTCACGGTACCGTCATCGGCGGCGATAGTTTCCACCACGCGGGTGCTGGTGGTACCTACGGTAACGATGCGACCGCCGGCGGCCTTCGCCTTATTGATGATGTCGGCGTTTTCCTGAGTCATCTCGTAGTGTTCACCATGCATCTTATGCTGCGTGAAGTCTTCTACGGAAATATTCTGGAAGGTACCAGGACCTACGTGAAGAGTAACTTCGGCAACATGCACGCCTTTAGCCTTCAACGCGTCCAGCATTTCTTCGCTGAAATGCAGGCTGGCGGTAGGAGCGGCCACGGCACCAGAATACTTTGCGAAAATCGTCTGGTAGGCCTTTTTGTCTTCTTCATCGTCGGGACGGTCAATGTAGGGCGGAAGCGGAACATGGCCCTGAGCATTCATCACGGCTTCCAGTTCCACCGGAGTCACCGCAAAACGCAGCACGCGGGAACCGTCTTCGTTCACAGATTCCACCGTAGTCTTGACGCCGGCGATAATCAGTTCGCGTCCCACCTTGAAAGCCTTACCGGGGCGAACCTGCGCCTCGTAGCGGGCGGAGCCATCTTCCGCAGGAATCATCGCCTGCACCAGCAATGTTTCCACCTGGCCGCCATGCAGAGTTTCACCGTACAAGCGTGCAGGAATCACCTTGGTATTATTCACCACCAGGCAGTCCCC is from Fibrobacter sp. and encodes:
- the queA gene encoding tRNA preQ1(34) S-adenosylmethionine ribosyltransferase-isomerase QueA — translated: MEHNLSDYTFEFPPELIASRTAGKGKTRILHCPKDGGERHIMKACEIVDLFKAGDCLVVNNTKVIPARLYGETLHGGQVETLLVQAMIPAEDGSARYEAQVRPGKAFKVGRELIIAGVKTTVESVNEDGSRVLRFAVTPVELEAVMNAQGHVPLPPYIDRPDDEEDKKAYQTIFAKYSGAVAAPTASLHFSEEMLDALKAKGVHVAEVTLHVGPGTFQNISVEDFTQHKMHGEHYEMTQENADIINKAKAAGGRIVTVGTTSTRVVETIAADDGTVKAQTGVTHAFFYPGYRYKVIDGLLTNFHWPKSSLILLVSAFYGRENTLAAYKMAVENRLKLFSYGDGMLIL